One region of Arcobacter sp. CECT 8983 genomic DNA includes:
- the rplJ gene encoding 50S ribosomal protein L10, whose protein sequence is MTKAQKSEVIDFLTGEFKESQAIVVCDYKGLSHKELESLRKDAKENGTKVQVAKNSLVTIAVKNAELGDIELNGTNIFLWSEDQISACKVADKFATANKDKFEIKSGIIEGQIADLATVNAFAKLPSRDELLGMLAATWMAPVTNFTIGLDALRKKKEEEAA, encoded by the coding sequence ATGACTAAAGCACAAAAATCAGAAGTTATTGATTTTTTAACTGGTGAATTTAAAGAGTCTCAAGCAATCGTTGTATGTGATTACAAAGGACTTTCTCACAAAGAGTTAGAATCTTTAAGAAAAGATGCTAAAGAAAATGGAACAAAAGTTCAAGTTGCAAAAAACTCTTTAGTTACTATCGCAGTTAAAAATGCAGAGTTAGGTGACATTGAATTAAATGGAACTAATATTTTCTTATGGTCTGAAGATCAAATCTCTGCTTGTAAAGTTGCTGATAAATTTGCTACTGCAAATAAAGATAAGTTCGAAATTAAGTCTGGTATTATTGAAGGTCAAATTGCTGATCTTGCAACTGTTAATGCATTTGCTAAATTACCATCTAGAGATGAACTTCTTGGTATGCTTGCAGCTACATGGATGGCTCCAGTTACTAACTTTACAATCGGGCTTGATGCTCTTAGAAAGAAAAAAGAAGAAGAGGCTGCATAA
- the rplK gene encoding 50S ribosomal protein L11: MAKKVEGLLKLQIPAGAANPSPPVGPALGQRGINIMEFCKAFNEKTKDKGGFTIPVEITVYSDKSFTFVTKQPPMTDLIKKVSGIKKGSDNPLKNKIGKLTKDQVLEIVDMKIADLNTDDKEQASKIVAGSARSMGIEVEL; this comes from the coding sequence ATGGCTAAAAAAGTAGAAGGTTTACTTAAACTTCAAATACCAGCTGGTGCTGCAAATCCATCACCTCCTGTTGGTCCTGCATTAGGTCAAAGAGGTATTAATATTATGGAATTTTGTAAAGCATTCAATGAAAAAACAAAAGATAAAGGTGGATTTACAATTCCTGTAGAAATCACTGTATATTCTGATAAAAGTTTCACGTTTGTTACAAAACAACCACCAATGACAGATTTAATTAAAAAGGTTTCTGGAATCAAAAAAGGTTCTGATAATCCATTAAAAAATAAAATTGGAAAATTAACGAAAGATCAAGTACTTGAAATCGTTGATATGAAAATTGCAGATTTAAATACTGATGATAAAGAACAAGCTTCAAAAATTGTTGCAGGTTCAGCAAGATCAATGGGTATTGAAGTTGAATTATAA
- the nusG gene encoding transcription termination/antitermination protein NusG — MAQQWYAIQTHSGSELAVKRALERLSEEMADERISEVLVPTEDLIEVKKGKKTIVERPLYPAYAFAKIDLDTALWHRIQSMPKVGRFIGESKKPTPLSKKDIDAILDKVQNRAAAKPKVSFDEGETVRINEGPFANFNGIVEDFDMASGMLKLNVSIFGRNTPVEITYTQVERVI, encoded by the coding sequence ATGGCACAACAATGGTATGCAATACAAACTCACTCAGGTAGTGAATTAGCAGTTAAAAGAGCACTTGAAAGACTTTCAGAAGAAATGGCAGATGAAAGAATCTCAGAAGTATTAGTTCCAACAGAAGATTTAATTGAAGTAAAAAAAGGTAAGAAAACAATAGTTGAAAGACCTTTATATCCAGCATATGCTTTTGCTAAAATTGATTTAGATACTGCATTATGGCACAGAATTCAATCTATGCCAAAGGTTGGAAGATTTATTGGTGAATCAAAAAAACCAACTCCATTATCAAAAAAAGATATTGATGCTATTTTAGATAAAGTACAAAATAGAGCTGCGGCTAAACCAAAAGTTTCATTTGATGAAGGTGAAACTGTAAGAATAAATGAAGGACCATTTGCAAACTTCAATGGTATTGTTGAAGATTTTGATATGGCATCTGGAATGTTAAAATTAAATGTTTCTATTTTTGGAAGAAATACTCCAGTAGAGATTACATATACACAAGTAGAGAGAGTAATTTAA
- the rpmG gene encoding 50S ribosomal protein L33: MGNGVSIKIGLKCEECGDINYTTYKNPKTHTEKMAVKKYSPRLKKHTIHKEVKLKS; encoded by the coding sequence ATGGGTAACGGTGTAAGCATCAAAATTGGACTTAAATGTGAGGAGTGTGGTGATATTAACTACACTACTTACAAAAACCCAAAAACTCACACAGAGAAAATGGCGGTTAAAAAGTATAGTCCAAGATTAAAAAAACATACAATTCACAAAGAAGTTAAGTTAAAGTCGTAA
- the rplA gene encoding 50S ribosomal protein L1, producing the protein MAKKVSKRFKALSEKIENRNYSLAEGCSLVKELKSAKFDESVEVALNLNVDPRHADQMIRGAVVLPNGTGKTVRVAVFAKGAKVDEAKAAGADIVGNDDLVETVQGGEINFDVLIATPDCMGLVGKLGRILGPKGLMPNPKTGTVTMDVTKAVNDAKGGQVAYRVDKKGNMQAAVGKVSFSEEAIKENIEAFVAAINKAKPASAKGKYITTAAVSLTMSPSIKLDTLEIMDIK; encoded by the coding sequence ATGGCAAAAAAAGTTTCAAAAAGATTTAAAGCATTATCTGAAAAAATTGAAAATAGAAATTATTCATTAGCAGAAGGTTGTTCTTTAGTAAAAGAATTAAAATCTGCTAAATTTGATGAGTCAGTAGAAGTTGCGCTTAACTTAAATGTTGACCCAAGACATGCTGACCAAATGATCAGAGGTGCTGTTGTACTTCCAAATGGTACTGGTAAAACTGTTAGAGTAGCAGTATTTGCAAAAGGTGCTAAAGTAGACGAAGCAAAAGCTGCAGGTGCAGATATCGTTGGTAATGATGATTTAGTAGAAACTGTACAAGGTGGAGAAATTAACTTTGATGTTTTAATTGCAACTCCAGATTGTATGGGACTAGTTGGTAAACTAGGTAGAATTTTAGGACCAAAAGGTTTAATGCCAAATCCTAAAACAGGAACTGTTACTATGGACGTAACTAAAGCAGTTAATGATGCTAAAGGTGGTCAAGTAGCATATAGAGTTGATAAAAAAGGTAACATGCAAGCAGCTGTTGGTAAAGTATCATTCTCTGAAGAAGCTATTAAAGAAAATATTGAAGCATTCGTTGCAGCAATTAATAAAGCAAAACCTGCATCAGCAAAAGGTAAATATATTACTACTGCAGCTGTATCTTTAACTATGTCTCCATCTATCAAACTTGATACATTAGAGATTATGGATATTAAATAA
- the rplL gene encoding 50S ribosomal protein L7/L12 encodes MAISKEDVLEYISGLSVLELSELVKEFEEKFGVSAQPVAVAGAVAGGAAEAAEEQTEFNVVLADAGAKKINVIKVIRALTGLGLKEAKAMAEEAGAIVKEGVSKEDAEAAKAELEGAGASVELK; translated from the coding sequence ATGGCAATTTCTAAAGAAGACGTATTAGAGTATATCTCTGGTTTATCTGTATTAGAGTTATCTGAATTAGTTAAAGAATTCGAAGAAAAATTTGGTGTATCTGCACAACCTGTAGCTGTAGCTGGTGCTGTAGCTGGTGGAGCTGCTGAAGCTGCTGAAGAGCAAACTGAATTTAACGTAGTATTAGCTGACGCTGGTGCTAAGAAAATTAATGTTATTAAAGTAATTAGAGCATTAACTGGTCTTGGATTAAAAGAAGCTAAAGCAATGGCTGAAGAAGCTGGTGCAATCGTTAAAGAAGGTGTTTCTAAAGAAGACGCTGAAGCTGCAAAAGCTGAATTAGAAGGTGCTGGAGCATCTGTAGAATTAAAATAA
- the tuf gene encoding elongation factor Tu translates to MAKEKFERSKPHVNIGTIGHVDHGKTTLTAAITMCLGLKNGQATMDYDQIDNAPEERERGITIATSHVEYETETRHYAHVDCPGHADYVKNMITGAAQMDGAILVIASTDGPMAQTREHILLSKQVGVPYIVVFLNKEDQLDDEDKEEMLELVEMEVRELLSEYDFPGDDTPIVAGSAFQALEEAKSGTAGEWSEKIYKLMDEVDAYIPTPERDADQDFLMPVEDVFTIQGRGTVVTGRIEKGTIKLNEEIEIVGMKDTQKTTVTGIEMFRKEMDEGQAGDNAGILLRGIKKEDVQRGQVLVKPGSITPHTKFRGEVYILSKEEGGRHTPFFSGYRPQFYVRTTDVTGSCELPEGTEMVMPGDNVELTVSLVAPIALEKGTKFAIREGGRTVGAGVVAEIIE, encoded by the coding sequence ATGGCAAAAGAAAAATTCGAGCGAAGTAAACCGCACGTAAATATTGGTACTATTGGTCACGTTGACCACGGTAAAACTACTTTAACAGCTGCAATCACTATGTGTTTAGGGCTTAAAAATGGTCAAGCAACTATGGATTATGATCAAATTGATAATGCTCCAGAAGAAAGAGAAAGAGGAATTACAATTGCTACTTCTCACGTTGAGTATGAAACTGAAACTAGACACTACGCTCACGTAGATTGTCCAGGTCACGCCGATTATGTTAAAAACATGATTACTGGTGCTGCACAAATGGATGGTGCTATTTTAGTTATTGCTTCAACTGATGGACCAATGGCTCAAACAAGAGAGCACATCTTATTATCTAAGCAAGTAGGTGTTCCATACATCGTTGTTTTCTTAAATAAAGAAGATCAATTAGATGATGAAGATAAAGAAGAGATGTTAGAGTTAGTTGAAATGGAAGTAAGAGAATTACTTTCTGAGTATGACTTCCCAGGTGATGATACTCCAATCGTTGCTGGTTCTGCATTCCAAGCTTTAGAAGAAGCAAAATCTGGTACAGCTGGTGAGTGGTCTGAAAAAATCTATAAATTAATGGATGAAGTAGACGCTTATATTCCAACTCCAGAAAGAGATGCTGATCAAGATTTCTTAATGCCTGTTGAAGATGTATTTACTATTCAAGGTAGAGGTACTGTTGTTACTGGTAGAATTGAAAAAGGTACAATCAAACTTAACGAAGAGATCGAAATCGTTGGTATGAAAGATACACAAAAAACTACTGTGACTGGTATTGAAATGTTCAGAAAAGAAATGGACGAAGGTCAAGCTGGTGATAATGCTGGTATCCTTTTAAGAGGTATTAAAAAAGAAGATGTTCAAAGAGGACAAGTTCTTGTTAAGCCAGGTTCAATTACACCACACACTAAATTCAGAGGTGAAGTATATATCCTTTCTAAAGAGGAAGGTGGTAGACATACTCCATTCTTCTCAGGTTATAGACCACAATTCTATGTAAGAACTACAGACGTAACTGGTTCTTGTGAATTACCAGAAGGTACTGAGATGGTTATGCCAGGTGATAACGTTGAATTAACTGTTTCATTAGTTGCTCCAATTGCTCTAGAAAAAGGAACTAAGTTTGCTATTAGAGAAGGTGGTAGAACTGTAGGTGCTGGAGTTGTTGCTGAGATTATCGAGTAA
- the murD gene encoding UDP-N-acetylmuramoyl-L-alanine--D-glutamate ligase: protein MIRVLGKGLTAQAIKEEYEDVVLYDDSDFNTYDKQSNEITVVSPGIPPNNKMVKNSNNIISDYDLIYKEMPFSIWISGTNGKTTTTQMCQHILKDKNSVCGGNIGTPVSKLNKESKIWILETSSFTFHYTKYAKPNLYLLLPISDDHVSWHGSFEEYEKAKLKPLYMMEESEIAIVPEKYKDINTVCHLITYKDSDDLCEKFDIDKTQINFKEPFLLDALLALAAKKIIFDEVDYETINTYKVDEHKVEEFKDKKNRLWVNDSKATNIDATINAIVPYKEKRIYLILGGDDKGANLELLFEFIKDLDIEIYAIGSNSNKLEKLAEKFSIKFYGCKILKEAIKKISTKHDLEAVAMLSPAAASLDQYTSYKERGKEFKEFVLGLSLL from the coding sequence ATGATTAGAGTACTTGGTAAAGGACTTACAGCCCAAGCTATTAAAGAAGAGTATGAAGATGTAGTTCTTTATGATGATAGTGATTTTAATACATATGATAAACAATCTAATGAGATAACAGTTGTAAGCCCAGGTATTCCACCTAATAATAAGATGGTAAAAAACTCAAATAATATAATAAGTGATTATGATCTTATATATAAAGAGATGCCTTTTTCTATATGGATAAGTGGAACAAATGGAAAAACAACAACAACTCAAATGTGTCAACATATATTAAAAGATAAAAATAGTGTATGTGGTGGAAATATTGGAACACCAGTTTCCAAGCTAAACAAAGAATCTAAAATTTGGATTTTAGAAACATCTTCTTTTACTTTTCATTATACAAAGTATGCAAAACCTAATTTATATTTATTGTTACCAATTTCAGATGATCATGTTTCTTGGCATGGAAGTTTTGAAGAGTATGAAAAAGCAAAATTAAAACCTTTATATATGATGGAAGAGAGTGAAATTGCAATTGTTCCTGAAAAGTATAAAGATATAAACACAGTATGTCATCTTATAACATATAAAGATAGTGATGATTTATGTGAGAAATTTGATATAGATAAAACACAGATTAATTTTAAAGAACCTTTTTTATTAGATGCACTTCTTGCCTTGGCAGCAAAAAAGATAATATTTGATGAGGTAGATTACGAAACTATTAATACATATAAAGTTGATGAGCATAAAGTAGAAGAGTTCAAAGATAAAAAAAATAGACTTTGGGTAAATGATTCTAAAGCTACAAATATAGATGCAACAATTAATGCTATTGTACCTTATAAAGAAAAAAGAATATATTTAATTCTTGGTGGAGATGATAAAGGGGCAAATTTAGAACTTTTATTTGAATTTATAAAAGACTTAGATATCGAAATATATGCTATAGGAAGTAATTCTAATAAATTAGAAAAGTTAGCAGAAAAATTTTCTATAAAATTTTATGGATGTAAAATATTAAAAGAAGCTATAAAAAAAATATCCACAAAGCATGATTTAGAGGCTGTTGCAATGCTATCACCAGCTGCTGCATCTTTGGATCAATATACATCTTATAAAGAAAGAGGGAAAGAATTTAAAGAGTTTGTTTTAGGATTAAGCTTACTTTAA
- the secE gene encoding preprotein translocase subunit SecE — protein sequence MNKFKTYYKNAKEELFKVIFPIKEQIRSAYLSVFVVVTVITLFLALIDTIMSLSLSAVMN from the coding sequence GTGAATAAATTTAAAACATACTATAAAAATGCTAAAGAAGAACTATTCAAAGTAATTTTCCCTATTAAAGAACAAATCAGATCTGCTTATCTTTCTGTTTTTGTTGTTGTAACAGTTATTACACTGTTTTTAGCATTAATTGACACAATCATGTCTTTAAGCTTATCAGCTGTAATGAACTAA